One Halobaculum roseum DNA segment encodes these proteins:
- a CDS encoding helix-hairpin-helix domain-containing protein, giving the protein MGLLQQIKRLLGIGGDQSGGRTTETSVTVERERDEPEPETTTEDAVKGTDEDDAGGVDDGEADDEDAAAAGTDAAASTGSTVDADDEGAAEPAEAAASPGTESVDEEVDEDAGEEVDEDDDDVAEADETAEDDDEPVATDTDAAASTDSLVDEAEATDEAAAKAEPAEAAGPESEDVTTDVDEIEPDDDDEATDAGDEATDADDEATDTDTADVPVDQVKGIGPAYAERLEEIGIETVADLAAADAEAVADRTSVSEKRVGRWIDRAAEFEA; this is encoded by the coding sequence ATGGGACTCCTTCAGCAGATCAAACGACTGCTTGGCATCGGCGGCGATCAGTCGGGCGGTCGAACGACCGAGACGTCGGTGACGGTTGAGCGCGAGCGCGACGAGCCGGAGCCGGAGACGACGACCGAGGACGCCGTCAAGGGGACCGACGAGGACGACGCTGGGGGCGTCGACGACGGTGAAGCCGACGACGAGGACGCGGCCGCCGCCGGCACCGACGCCGCCGCCTCGACCGGATCGACCGTCGACGCCGACGACGAGGGCGCCGCCGAGCCCGCCGAGGCCGCCGCGAGCCCCGGCACGGAGTCGGTCGACGAGGAGGTCGACGAGGACGCCGGCGAGGAAGTCGACGAGGATGACGACGACGTCGCGGAGGCGGACGAGACGGCCGAGGACGACGACGAACCCGTCGCCACGGACACCGACGCCGCCGCCTCCACGGACTCGCTGGTCGACGAGGCGGAGGCCACGGACGAGGCGGCCGCGAAGGCCGAGCCCGCCGAGGCCGCCGGCCCCGAATCCGAGGACGTTACGACCGACGTGGACGAGATCGAGCCCGACGACGACGACGAAGCGACCGACGCCGGCGACGAAGCGACCGACGCCGACGACGAAGCGACCGACACCGATACCGCCGACGTTCCGGTCGACCAGGTCAAGGGGATCGGTCCCGCGTACGCTGAACGCCTCGAAGAGATCGGGATCGAGACGGTGGCGGACCTGGCGGCCGCCGACGCCGAGGCGGTCGCGGACCGGACCAGCGTCTCCGAGAAGCGCGTCGGGCGCTGGATCGACCGCGCGGCCGAGTTCGAGGCGTAG
- a CDS encoding shikimate dehydrogenase: protein MDVYGLIGNPVGHSLSPPMHEAAYDALGMDARYVTFEPDADDGAAAVEAAATLGVAGLNVTVPFKRDVLDAVEPDDLAAEVGAVNTVDFRSDPPRGYNTDVAGVRRAFDHHGVERDGASAVVVGAGGAGRAAAFALAEGAASLHIANRTARRAESLAVEVRSALADDPDTPTAVSAGGLDSLAERVPDADLLVNATTVGMETDETPVPAAYLHDGLAVLDAVYAPLETRLLREAGEAGATTVDGAWMLLYQGVEAFERWTGEDAPVDAMNEALRTGLE from the coding sequence ATGGACGTGTACGGACTCATCGGGAACCCGGTCGGGCACTCGCTGTCGCCGCCGATGCACGAGGCCGCATACGACGCGCTCGGGATGGACGCCCGCTACGTCACCTTCGAGCCGGACGCCGACGACGGCGCCGCCGCCGTCGAGGCCGCGGCGACGCTCGGTGTCGCGGGGCTGAACGTGACGGTGCCGTTCAAGCGGGACGTACTGGACGCGGTCGAGCCGGACGACCTCGCGGCCGAGGTCGGCGCGGTGAACACGGTCGACTTCCGGAGCGACCCGCCGCGGGGGTACAACACCGACGTGGCCGGCGTCCGCCGGGCGTTCGACCACCACGGCGTCGAGCGCGACGGCGCCTCCGCCGTCGTCGTCGGGGCCGGCGGCGCCGGACGGGCGGCCGCGTTCGCCCTCGCCGAGGGAGCGGCGTCGCTCCATATCGCCAACCGCACCGCCAGGCGCGCGGAGTCGCTCGCTGTGGAGGTTCGCTCGGCGCTTGCGGACGACCCGGACACGCCGACGGCCGTCTCCGCGGGCGGACTCGACTCGTTGGCCGAGCGCGTTCCGGACGCGGACCTGCTGGTGAACGCGACGACCGTCGGGATGGAGACCGACGAGACGCCCGTTCCCGCGGCGTACCTGCACGACGGGCTAGCCGTGCTCGATGCGGTGTACGCCCCGCTGGAGACGCGCCTGCTGCGGGAGGCGGGCGAGGCCGGGGCGACGACGGTCGACGGCGCGTGGATGCTGCTGTACCAGGGCGTCGAGGCGTTCGAGCGCTGGACCGGCGAGGACGCGCCGGTCGACGCGATGAACGAGGCGCTCCGGACGGGACTGGAGTAG
- a CDS encoding calcium/sodium antiporter, whose protein sequence is MVLQLAEVLLTEHGLFLLLGVVLLYLGAEVLVKGAAGLALGVGLHAALVGVTVVAFATTAPELFIGVISGVEGDAQLGLGAIVGSNIANIGLVLGVSALIRPLSVSREVVRKHVPFMALAAVLVVLFGLDGTIGRLEGGVFLLVLAAFTVVLYRGAVAEDAGVDESGAVADGGAVVEEMPDVDPGGLSIRHVVYLVVGLALLFFGSRWLIDSGRSMLYQLGFTQRLIGLTVLAFGTSLPEFAASVVAAVRGEADFSVGNVVGSNIYNVLAVLGLLAVIVPVFVSSGVSSFDFPALIAFTVAAVVVMLRGGEVGRLDGAVLLGGYLVFFYLLIP, encoded by the coding sequence ATGGTGTTACAGCTCGCTGAGGTACTCTTGACCGAACACGGTCTCTTTCTGCTCTTGGGGGTGGTGCTGTTGTATCTGGGCGCGGAGGTGCTCGTGAAGGGGGCGGCCGGGCTCGCGCTCGGGGTCGGCCTCCACGCCGCGCTCGTCGGGGTCACGGTGGTGGCGTTCGCCACCACGGCGCCGGAGCTGTTCATCGGCGTGATCTCCGGGGTCGAGGGCGACGCACAGCTCGGACTCGGCGCGATCGTCGGGTCGAACATCGCCAACATCGGGCTCGTGCTCGGCGTCTCGGCGCTGATCCGGCCCCTGTCGGTGTCGCGCGAGGTCGTCCGCAAGCACGTCCCGTTCATGGCGCTTGCGGCGGTGCTCGTGGTCCTCTTCGGGCTGGACGGCACGATCGGCCGCCTCGAGGGCGGCGTGTTCCTCCTCGTGCTCGCGGCGTTCACGGTCGTTCTCTACCGCGGGGCGGTCGCCGAGGACGCCGGCGTCGACGAGTCCGGCGCGGTCGCCGACGGCGGGGCCGTCGTCGAGGAGATGCCCGACGTGGACCCCGGAGGACTCTCGATCCGCCACGTCGTGTACCTGGTGGTCGGGCTCGCGCTGCTGTTCTTCGGCTCCCGGTGGCTCATCGACAGCGGCCGGTCGATGCTGTACCAACTGGGGTTCACCCAGCGACTCATCGGGCTGACGGTGCTGGCGTTCGGGACCTCGCTGCCGGAGTTCGCCGCGAGCGTCGTCGCCGCCGTCCGCGGCGAGGCCGACTTCTCGGTCGGCAACGTCGTCGGCTCGAACATCTACAACGTGCTCGCCGTCCTGGGGCTGCTCGCGGTCATCGTCCCGGTGTTCGTCTCCTCGGGCGTCTCCTCGTTCGACTTCCCGGCGCTCATCGCCTTCACCGTCGCCGCGGTCGTCGTGATGCTGCGCGGCGGCGAGGTCGGTCGCCTCGACGGCGCCGTGCTGTTGGGCGGGTATCTCGTGTTCTTCTACCTGCTGATTCCCTGA
- a CDS encoding sodium:calcium antiporter: MSSRLRSPLIALFGGLALTLPWIVSWATGRAAAFSTLGTVAVSGVAVLGASFLLAWGAETAEKDVPRAFAIAVLAVLAVAPEYAVDALYAWQAGQGDAQAANLAVANMTGANRILIGIGWSGIALFSIYQAYTRGDDPNVVTTDRAFGDYVSLDRDIALEIAFLFAATVYAFTVPLGGGIGGIDTLVLVGLYAAYILVVIRGDVEEIEDQVGVPAYLQSKPFPVRATAVLGLFGYSGLLIFTAVEPFAHGLEGLGLQYGIPEFFMIQWIAPLASESPELIVTAYLVNKARATAAFNALISSKLNQWTLLIGTLAVVYSISLGQYGVLMFDGKQAAEIWITAAQSFFALAILINFRISVGEALVLLALFLSQVLIEFYFIRTMTEAAAEANSILLLQAYTVLYIVLTIGLLATRRDEIRDVASLTGTTIRDAVGRDAEQPAD; this comes from the coding sequence ATGAGTTCACGCCTTCGGAGCCCGCTCATCGCGCTGTTCGGTGGGCTGGCGTTGACCCTCCCGTGGATCGTCTCGTGGGCGACCGGGCGAGCCGCGGCGTTCTCGACGCTCGGAACGGTCGCCGTGAGCGGCGTCGCGGTGCTGGGCGCGTCGTTCCTGCTCGCGTGGGGCGCGGAGACCGCGGAGAAGGACGTGCCGCGCGCGTTCGCGATCGCCGTGCTCGCCGTGCTGGCGGTCGCGCCCGAGTACGCCGTCGACGCGCTGTACGCCTGGCAGGCGGGCCAGGGCGACGCGCAGGCGGCGAACCTCGCGGTCGCGAACATGACCGGCGCGAACCGGATCCTCATCGGCATCGGCTGGTCCGGCATCGCGCTGTTCTCCATCTATCAGGCGTACACCCGCGGCGACGACCCCAACGTCGTCACGACCGACCGGGCGTTCGGCGACTACGTCTCGCTCGACCGCGACATCGCCCTCGAGATCGCGTTCCTGTTCGCCGCGACCGTCTACGCGTTCACCGTGCCGCTGGGCGGCGGCATCGGCGGGATCGACACGCTGGTGCTCGTCGGGCTGTACGCCGCGTACATCCTCGTCGTCATCCGCGGCGACGTGGAGGAGATCGAAGACCAGGTCGGCGTCCCGGCGTACCTCCAGTCGAAGCCGTTCCCCGTCCGCGCGACCGCCGTCCTCGGGCTGTTCGGCTACTCCGGACTGCTGATCTTCACCGCCGTCGAGCCGTTCGCCCACGGGCTGGAGGGGCTCGGCCTCCAGTACGGGATCCCCGAGTTCTTCATGATCCAGTGGATCGCGCCGTTGGCCTCCGAGAGCCCGGAGCTCATCGTCACCGCGTACCTCGTCAACAAGGCGCGCGCGACGGCGGCGTTCAACGCGCTCATCTCCTCGAAGCTGAACCAGTGGACGCTGCTCATCGGGACGCTCGCGGTCGTGTACAGCATCTCGCTGGGACAGTACGGCGTGCTCATGTTCGACGGGAAGCAGGCCGCCGAGATCTGGATCACCGCCGCACAGAGCTTCTTCGCGCTCGCCATCCTGATCAACTTCCGGATCTCGGTGGGCGAGGCGCTCGTGTTGCTCGCGCTGTTCCTCTCGCAGGTGTTGATCGAGTTCTACTTCATCCGGACGATGACCGAGGCGGCGGCGGAGGCCAACTCGATCCTCCTCCTGCAGGCGTACACCGTCCTCTACATCGTGCTCACGATCGGACTCCTCGCGACCCGCCGCGACGAGATCCGCGACGTCGCGTCGCTCACGGGAACGACCATCCGCGACGCGGTCGGCCGGGACGCGGAACAGCCGGCCGACTGA
- a CDS encoding D-aminoacyl-tRNA deacylase, producing the protein MIGIVVSRADRASTHIAERLLARAEWTERTDPARDDADGGGTFHTLDADAVAADAVGRRDEHSAGDVPTRFELRSFDDLHIRLDDPTPAFSEPPEYLVFVSRHSGDTGPLLTCHFTGNFGDAEYGGEPGSFAPACPGVQRGLVAGFDEHAPEGYGVAIEGTHHGPTDLATPAVFAELGSDDEQWDDPDGADAVARAVLELPTRGASIAVGDPDRPRHVVGFGGGHYAPKFERVIRETAWGVGHIASDWQLEELGHPEEHGDVLDAAIRASDAAFALVEGDRPVLRESLADRDVRVVSETWLRAVDDRPLDLVASLEADLRPVDDGLRFGDRVGDIEVEGADFADPGDAYRVVDLPADLLAEAQGIDADAARAAVERHAVAFETEQAGTRAAGRVALPADRGTGEVDAADPSDPADADDGAADVAADPYDALVDDLAAVLAEKYDEVTREDGAVVARVESFDPERAATLGIPEGPKFGALSAGEPVEVDGETIRPETVAREREEVFSV; encoded by the coding sequence GTGATCGGCATCGTCGTCTCCCGAGCGGACCGCGCCTCGACCCACATCGCCGAGCGGCTGCTCGCGCGCGCAGAGTGGACCGAACGGACGGACCCCGCCCGCGACGACGCCGACGGCGGCGGCACGTTCCACACGCTCGACGCCGACGCAGTCGCCGCCGACGCGGTCGGCCGACGCGACGAACACTCCGCCGGCGACGTGCCCACACGGTTCGAACTCCGAAGCTTCGACGACCTCCACATCCGCCTCGACGACCCGACGCCCGCCTTCTCCGAGCCCCCGGAGTACCTCGTGTTCGTCTCGCGGCACTCCGGCGACACCGGTCCGCTGCTCACGTGCCACTTCACGGGCAACTTCGGGGACGCGGAGTACGGCGGCGAGCCGGGATCGTTCGCGCCCGCCTGCCCGGGCGTCCAGCGGGGACTCGTCGCCGGGTTCGACGAGCACGCGCCCGAGGGGTACGGCGTCGCCATCGAGGGGACCCACCACGGCCCCACGGACCTCGCGACGCCCGCGGTGTTCGCGGAACTCGGCAGCGACGACGAGCAGTGGGACGACCCGGATGGCGCCGACGCCGTCGCCCGGGCGGTGCTGGAACTCCCAACTCGGGGCGCGAGCATCGCCGTCGGCGACCCCGACCGCCCGCGCCACGTCGTCGGCTTCGGCGGCGGCCACTACGCCCCGAAATTCGAACGGGTGATCCGCGAGACAGCGTGGGGCGTGGGACACATCGCCTCCGACTGGCAATTGGAGGAACTGGGTCACCCCGAGGAACACGGCGACGTGCTCGACGCGGCGATCCGCGCCAGCGACGCCGCGTTCGCGCTCGTCGAGGGCGATCGCCCCGTCCTCCGCGAGTCGCTCGCCGACCGGGACGTGCGGGTCGTGAGCGAGACGTGGCTCCGCGCGGTCGACGACCGCCCGCTCGACCTCGTCGCGTCGCTCGAGGCCGACCTCCGCCCGGTCGACGACGGGCTCCGGTTCGGCGACCGCGTCGGCGACATCGAAGTTGAGGGCGCCGACTTCGCCGACCCCGGCGACGCCTACCGCGTCGTCGATCTCCCCGCCGACCTGCTCGCGGAGGCGCAGGGTATCGACGCCGACGCGGCCCGCGCGGCCGTCGAGCGCCACGCCGTCGCATTCGAGACCGAGCAGGCCGGGACGCGCGCGGCCGGGCGGGTCGCGCTCCCCGCCGACCGCGGAACAGGCGAGGTCGACGCCGCGGATCCCTCGGACCCCGCGGACGCCGACGACGGCGCCGCCGATGTCGCCGCCGACCCGTACGACGCGCTCGTCGACGACCTCGCGGCCGTGCTCGCCGAGAAGTACGACGAGGTCACGCGCGAGGACGGCGCGGTCGTCGCCCGCGTCGAGTCGTTCGACCCCGAGCGGGCGGCGACGCTCGGGATCCCCGAGGGGCCCAAGTTCGGCGCGCTCTCGGCCGGCGAGCCGGTCGAGGTCGACGGCGAGACGATCCGTCCGGAGACGGTCGCTCGCGAGCGCGAGGAAGTGTTTTCTGTCTGA
- the ftsZ gene encoding cell division protein FtsZ produces MDSIVEDAINEAEEAGEAGENGASADPASGEAGADAAADSSGSGDDAPRTGKMTDEELQDVLKDLQTNITVVGCGGAGGNTVNRMAEEGIHGADLVAANTDVQHLVNIEADTKILMGQEKTQGRGAGSLPQVGEEAAIESQSEIAESLDGSDMVFVTAGLGGGTGTGSAPVVAKAAREIGALTIAIVTTPFTAEGEVRRTNAEAGLERLRDVADTVIVVPNDRLLDAVGKLPVRQAFKISDEVLMRSVKGITELITKPGLVNLDFADVRTVMEKGGVAMIGLGESDSDTKAQESVQSALRSPLLDVDISGANSALVNVTGGSDMSIEEAEGVVEEIYDRIDPDARIIWGTSIDEELDGQMRTMIVVTGVDSPQIYGRNEAAQVAAGDNLEDIDYVE; encoded by the coding sequence ATGGACTCCATCGTTGAGGACGCGATCAACGAGGCCGAGGAGGCCGGGGAAGCGGGGGAGAACGGTGCCTCCGCGGACCCGGCGTCCGGCGAGGCCGGCGCCGACGCCGCGGCGGACTCGTCCGGATCGGGGGACGACGCTCCGCGCACGGGGAAGATGACCGACGAGGAGCTTCAGGACGTCCTGAAGGACCTCCAGACGAACATCACCGTCGTCGGCTGCGGCGGCGCCGGCGGCAACACGGTGAACCGGATGGCAGAGGAGGGGATCCACGGCGCGGATCTGGTCGCGGCCAACACCGACGTGCAACACCTCGTCAACATCGAGGCCGACACCAAGATCCTGATGGGTCAGGAGAAGACCCAGGGTCGCGGCGCCGGCTCGCTCCCGCAGGTCGGCGAGGAGGCGGCCATCGAGTCGCAGTCCGAGATCGCGGAGTCGCTCGACGGCTCGGACATGGTGTTCGTCACCGCCGGGCTGGGCGGCGGCACCGGCACCGGCTCGGCGCCCGTCGTCGCGAAGGCGGCCCGCGAGATCGGCGCGCTCACCATCGCCATCGTCACGACGCCGTTCACGGCCGAGGGCGAGGTGCGACGGACGAACGCCGAGGCCGGGCTCGAACGCCTCCGCGACGTGGCCGACACCGTGATCGTCGTCCCCAACGACCGCCTGCTCGACGCCGTCGGGAAGCTCCCCGTCCGCCAGGCGTTCAAGATCTCCGACGAGGTGCTGATGCGCAGCGTCAAGGGCATCACCGAGCTCATCACCAAGCCGGGCCTCGTCAACCTCGACTTCGCCGACGTCCGCACCGTCATGGAGAAGGGCGGCGTCGCGATGATCGGGTTGGGCGAGTCCGACTCCGACACGAAGGCCCAGGAGTCGGTCCAGTCCGCGCTCCGCTCGCCGCTGCTCGACGTGGACATCTCCGGCGCCAACTCCGCGCTGGTGAACGTCACCGGCGGCTCGGACATGAGCATCGAGGAGGCGGAGGGCGTCGTGGAGGAGATCTACGACCGGATCGACCCCGACGCGCGGATCATCTGGGGCACCTCGATCGACGAGGAGCTCGACGGCCAGATGCGCACGATGATCGTCGTTACCGGCGTCGACTCCCCGCAGATCTACGGCCGCAACGAGGCCGCGCAGGTCGCCGCCGGCGACAACCTCGAGGACATCGACTACGTCGAATAA
- a CDS encoding protein translocase SEC61 complex subunit gamma, whose product MDVKYDLTSYVRVLKLASTPSWEEFSQISKIAGAGIFLVGFLGFVIFAVMSVLTGGI is encoded by the coding sequence ATGGATGTCAAGTACGACCTGACAAGCTACGTCAGGGTGCTCAAGCTGGCGAGCACGCCCTCCTGGGAGGAGTTCTCCCAGATCTCCAAGATCGCCGGTGCAGGCATCTTCCTCGTCGGGTTCCTCGGATTCGTCATCTTCGCGGTCATGTCGGTCCTCACCGGGGGGATCTGA
- a CDS encoding transcription elongation factor Spt5 encodes MPIYSVKTTASQERTVADMIASKEMAEIHAVLAPDQLTSYVMVEADNDAIIRRVLEEVPHARGLVEGPGGEAGRSSMSEVEHFLSPTPDVEGIAEGDIVELIAGPFKGEKAQVQRIDEGKDQVTVELYEATVPIPVTVRGDQIRVLDSDER; translated from the coding sequence GTGCCCATCTACTCCGTGAAGACGACGGCCAGCCAGGAGCGCACCGTCGCGGACATGATCGCGAGCAAGGAGATGGCGGAGATCCACGCCGTCCTCGCGCCCGACCAGCTTACGAGCTACGTGATGGTCGAGGCCGACAACGACGCGATCATCCGGCGCGTGCTGGAGGAGGTGCCCCACGCCCGCGGGCTCGTCGAGGGCCCCGGCGGCGAGGCGGGCCGGTCGTCGATGTCGGAGGTCGAGCACTTCCTCTCGCCGACCCCCGACGTTGAGGGGATCGCCGAGGGCGACATCGTCGAGCTCATCGCCGGCCCGTTCAAGGGCGAGAAGGCGCAGGTGCAGCGCATCGACGAGGGCAAGGACCAGGTGACCGTCGAGCTGTACGAGGCGACCGTTCCGATCCCCGTGACGGTCCGCGGCGACCAGATCCGCGTGCTCGATTCCGACGAGCGGTAG
- a CDS encoding DUF7565 family protein has translation MSRWACGLEGCDAAFDAVEDAVVHQTTAHDRHECQVCGAVVPDGYFAIRHAFDEHTRAEFVRAYDADSDDVRERERIKADIEEIADLDRIVERVDGAV, from the coding sequence ATGTCCCGGTGGGCCTGTGGCCTCGAAGGGTGCGACGCGGCGTTCGACGCGGTCGAGGACGCCGTCGTCCACCAGACGACCGCACACGACCGACACGAGTGTCAGGTGTGTGGCGCCGTCGTCCCGGACGGCTACTTCGCCATCCGGCACGCCTTCGACGAGCACACCCGCGCCGAGTTCGTCCGCGCGTACGACGCCGACTCCGACGACGTCCGCGAGCGCGAGCGGATCAAAGCAGACATCGAGGAGATCGCGGACCTGGACCGGATCGTCGAGCGCGTCGACGGCGCGGTCTGA
- a CDS encoding PHP-associated domain-containing protein, with amino-acid sequence MTGGRTRVDPHVKVLDERVVERARESGVDTLVYAPHFTRLPEIRERAERFSTDDLTVVPAREVFTGDWGNRRHLLAIGLSEPVPDFISFEAALAEFERQGAAVLVPHPEFLNVSLTRAEVGAYRDRIDGVETYNAKLFGGQNDRGRRIAEAFDLPTFGSSYAHVHGTVGAAWTEFEGDVRGEDALVSALKDGVPRSVVKRSDPATRLRRLVEFAHLGYENSWGKLDRLLLSGMEATHPRHIAYDGRFDDVSVY; translated from the coding sequence GTGACCGGAGGACGGACGCGGGTCGACCCCCACGTGAAGGTGCTCGACGAGCGCGTCGTCGAGCGGGCGCGGGAGTCGGGCGTCGACACGCTCGTGTACGCGCCGCACTTCACGCGCCTGCCCGAGATCCGCGAGCGCGCCGAGCGCTTCTCGACGGACGACCTCACCGTGGTGCCGGCGCGGGAGGTGTTCACCGGCGACTGGGGGAACCGCCGTCACCTCCTCGCGATCGGGCTCTCCGAGCCCGTCCCCGATTTCATCTCCTTCGAGGCGGCGCTCGCGGAGTTCGAGCGACAGGGCGCGGCCGTGCTCGTCCCCCATCCGGAGTTCCTGAACGTGAGCCTCACCCGCGCCGAGGTCGGCGCCTACCGCGACCGGATCGACGGCGTCGAGACGTACAACGCGAAGCTGTTCGGCGGGCAAAACGACCGCGGCCGTCGGATCGCCGAGGCGTTCGACCTGCCGACGTTCGGCTCCTCGTACGCGCACGTCCACGGGACGGTCGGCGCCGCCTGGACCGAGTTCGAGGGCGACGTTCGCGGGGAGGACGCGCTCGTGTCGGCACTGAAGGACGGCGTCCCCCGCTCGGTGGTCAAGCGGAGCGATCCGGCGACGAGACTCCGCCGGCTGGTGGAGTTCGCCCATCTCGGGTACGAGAACTCGTGGGGGAAGCTCGACCGCCTCCTCCTCTCGGGCATGGAGGCGACGCACCCGCGACACATCGCCTACGACGGGCGGTTCGACGACGTTTCCGTGTACTGA
- a CDS encoding metal-dependent hydrolase, which produces MNKKGHVLNAILLAIGLGYVLQPSGDLETFRTIAELFVPLVLGALFPDVDTAFGKHRKTLHNLLVLGVILAYPIYFGNLQFVWIGVATHYLLDVVGSKRGIALFYPLSSTEYGLPVGVPTSSKWADTLTVVITLLELAALTAVQYFLVDLNTGTPREAVATVLAGLPV; this is translated from the coding sequence GTGAACAAGAAGGGCCACGTGCTGAACGCGATCCTCCTCGCTATCGGCTTGGGCTATGTCTTGCAGCCGTCGGGCGATCTGGAGACGTTCCGCACCATCGCCGAGCTGTTCGTCCCGCTCGTGCTCGGCGCGCTGTTTCCCGACGTGGACACCGCCTTCGGCAAGCACCGCAAGACGCTCCACAACCTCCTCGTCCTCGGCGTGATCCTCGCGTACCCGATCTACTTCGGGAACCTCCAGTTCGTCTGGATCGGCGTCGCCACGCACTACCTCCTCGACGTGGTCGGGAGCAAGCGCGGCATCGCCCTGTTTTACCCGCTGTCGAGTACCGAGTACGGGCTTCCGGTCGGGGTCCCTACCTCCAGCAAGTGGGCCGACACGCTCACCGTCGTCATCACGCTCCTCGAACTCGCCGCGCTCACCGCGGTCCAGTACTTCCTCGTCGACCTGAACACGGGGACGCCGCGGGAGGCGGTCGCGACCGTCCTCGCCGGGCTGCCTGTGTGA
- a CDS encoding CinA family protein, which yields MRESETRESESGPRIEERVGDALRDADGTVATAESCTGGLIGSLLTDVPGSSDYFDRSVVTYSYDAKLEELAVPREHLDAEGAVSEPVARAMARGVRDTAGVDWGVSTTGIAGPDGGSDEKPVGTVFVGVAYAGAWGSGQSEATVERYEFDGTRTEIKARIARQALSDLLAAVEERESE from the coding sequence ATGCGCGAGTCCGAGACACGCGAGTCCGAATCCGGTCCCCGGATCGAGGAGCGCGTCGGCGACGCGCTCCGGGACGCGGACGGGACCGTCGCGACCGCCGAGTCGTGCACCGGCGGCCTGATCGGGTCGCTGCTGACGGACGTGCCCGGCTCCAGCGACTACTTCGACCGCTCGGTCGTCACCTACAGCTACGACGCGAAGCTGGAGGAGCTGGCGGTGCCGCGGGAGCACCTCGACGCGGAGGGGGCCGTCTCCGAGCCCGTCGCCCGCGCGATGGCGCGGGGCGTCCGCGACACCGCCGGCGTCGACTGGGGCGTCTCGACGACCGGGATCGCCGGCCCGGACGGCGGCAGCGACGAGAAGCCGGTCGGGACGGTCTTCGTCGGCGTCGCGTACGCCGGCGCGTGGGGATCCGGGCAGAGCGAAGCGACCGTCGAGCGCTACGAGTTCGACGGAACCCGGACGGAGATCAAAGCGCGGATCGCGAGACAGGCGCTTTCGGACCTGCTGGCGGCCGTGGAGGAACGCGAGTCGGAGTAG
- a CDS encoding pyridoxal phosphate-dependent aminotransferase — MHYERPQFFHVMQYAASADRDVVDMVSGNPDWEPPAALRDGLREYADADPDEFQYPPSEGLRDLREEIAARRNVDPDRIVVTNGTGEANYLAMAAALDRDAGSEVLLTDPVYPYYPGKTELLDADATLVPAERDGSLDPARFREAASEETSLILVNTPNNPTGAVYSRETMRELAAVAEEVDATLVADEVYDHFDFTGEFESALTLDSDRVIVTTGYSKSMAITGFRVGYAVLPEHLVDAAKTRHMLVNVTTSRPPQAAVLRALRETDAEYYADVRAMLRERAATFTDALDAAGAEYTSPDGAFYVLARFEGFPGTMENAKRLIDEGGVAGMPGETFGSARDEWLRFALVTPRVEEAAARLTDYFG; from the coding sequence GTGCACTACGAGCGCCCGCAGTTCTTTCACGTGATGCAGTACGCCGCGTCCGCCGACCGGGACGTGGTGGACATGGTGTCGGGCAACCCCGACTGGGAGCCGCCCGCCGCGCTGCGCGACGGGCTCCGCGAGTACGCGGACGCCGACCCCGACGAGTTCCAGTACCCGCCCAGCGAGGGGCTTCGCGACCTCCGCGAGGAGATCGCCGCACGCCGGAACGTCGACCCCGACCGGATCGTCGTCACCAACGGCACCGGCGAGGCCAACTACCTCGCGATGGCCGCCGCGCTGGATCGCGACGCCGGCTCCGAAGTGCTCCTGACCGACCCGGTCTATCCGTATTACCCGGGGAAGACCGAGCTGCTCGACGCGGACGCGACGCTCGTCCCCGCGGAACGCGACGGCTCCCTCGACCCCGCGCGGTTCCGCGAGGCCGCAAGCGAGGAGACGAGCCTGATCCTGGTGAACACGCCGAACAACCCCACCGGCGCGGTGTACTCCCGGGAGACGATGCGGGAACTCGCGGCCGTCGCCGAGGAGGTGGACGCGACGCTCGTCGCCGACGAGGTGTACGACCACTTCGACTTCACCGGCGAGTTCGAGTCGGCGCTGACGCTCGACAGCGACCGCGTGATCGTGACGACCGGCTACTCGAAGTCGATGGCGATCACCGGCTTTCGCGTCGGCTACGCGGTGCTCCCGGAGCACCTCGTCGACGCCGCCAAGACCCGGCACATGCTCGTCAACGTCACGACCTCGCGTCCCCCGCAGGCCGCGGTGCTGCGGGCGCTGCGCGAGACGGACGCCGAGTACTACGCCGACGTTCGCGCGATGCTGCGCGAGCGCGCCGCGACGTTCACCGACGCGCTCGACGCCGCCGGCGCCGAGTACACCTCCCCCGACGGCGCCTTCTACGTTCTCGCTCGCTTCGAGGGCTTCCCGGGGACCATGGAGAACGCGAAGCGTCTGATCGACGAGGGCGGCGTCGCGGGGATGCCGGGCGAGACCTTCGGCTCGGCGCGCGACGAGTGGCTCCGGTTCGCTCTGGTGACGCCGCGTGTCGAGGAGGCGGCCGCACGGCTCACCGACTACTTCGGCTGA